From Candidatus Mycalebacterium zealandia:
GCCCGCGCTGATTAAAGGAACTTCACAGTTCGGACCCATGTCGCGGAAGATGAAGTCAAAAGAAGTCGACGCTTTTGAAGGGGAGTTCGGATACAAACCGATTGCCATACCGACAGCGGTTGACATGCTCGCGGTTTTCGTGAACAAGCAGAATCCGGTTAAGTGTCTTTCCATAAAACAGATTGACGCCGCCTTTTCACAGACCCGTCGTTGCGGAGCCGAAACAGCCGCTACGAAATGGGAAGACATCGGCGTCAGTGGCTCGTGGGGATCACGCCCGATAACGCTTTACGGAAGAAACTCGGCTTCGGGCACTTACGGATACTTCAAGAAGACAGCGCTTTGCAAAGGCGACTACTCCGACTCAGTCAAGGAGCAGCCCGGTTCCGCGTCCGTTGTTCAGGGCATAAGCAATGACAAATACGCGATAGGCTACAGCGGAATTGGCTACCAGACTTCCGGAGTCAAAGCCATAAAGCTTTCCAAAAAAGGCGGGAAATGCATTGAGCCGTCTCCCGACAAAAAGGGATATCCTCTGGCGAGGCATCTGTATCTTTACATCAACAAGCCGCCCGGCAAAAAACTTGACACTCTGCGCAAAGAGTTCCTCAAGTTTGTTTTGAGCAAACAGGGACAGAGAGTTGTTGTCAAAGACGGATACATTCCTCTGGACGACAAAACAGCTAGGAAACTCAGGAAGAAATATCTCGGAAGCAGATAATTCTCCGACATGGAATCTCGCCCCGTGTGACTTGATTTGAATACAAGAAAACTTTACGACAAAGTCGCCAGTTTCTTCATAGTGTTGGGAGGGGTGGCGATAATTACCGCGATAATCGCGGTTTTCGCTTTTATACTCCTTGAGGTTCTGCCTCTTTTTTCAGACCCGTCATACGGTCCCCAAAAGAAATCCGTTGAGTCCCCGGTGTTTGCCGGGGCTCTCGGTATTGGGCTGGACGAACACCGCCAGACCGCTTACGCGGTTTTCCGCGACCGCGGCATACGGGTCTTTTCCGCGCAGACCGGCGAGGTTCTGAAAACCGTTCCGTCTTCCGCGCCCGCTTTGTCATTCGCGCTCTCATCGGATGCGGGCGAGTTTGTTATCGGCGGCGCGGACGGAAAAGCGCGGATCTTCTCCGTCTCCTCTGAAGACACATATCCGGACGGCGTCCAAAGGCGGGTTGCCGTTACAATTGAACCGGCCGCTGAAATTCCGGTCGCGAGTTCGGGACTTGAAACCGTCTCTTTCGCCGGAGACGGGGAGGGAGGATTTTCAGTCGCCGCGCTTTCGGCGGACGAAGGACTGTTTTTCGCTTCCGTTTCGGGTTTGGAAGAGGAGGAGAGTCTGTTTGCCGATGAAGAGCAACCCGCCTCTCCCGTTGAAGTTTTCGCGAGTGAAATAACGGGCGATGCGCGGGGCGAAACCGTTACCGCGCTTGCCTTTCTTGAAGGGACGGATTTTCTTTACGCGGGTACGGATTCGGGACGAGTTCTGCAGTGGGACGCGTCCGGCGG
This genomic window contains:
- the pstS gene encoding phosphate ABC transporter substrate-binding protein PstS family protein; the protein is MLRKSFYVFLIAVFVLPFSAFPASAVVEVDRNLPVYKKTKKMVSGQINSVGSDTMNNLMALWCEGFKKRYPRVKCQIEGKGSSTAPPALIKGTSQFGPMSRKMKSKEVDAFEGEFGYKPIAIPTAVDMLAVFVNKQNPVKCLSIKQIDAAFSQTRRCGAETAATKWEDIGVSGSWGSRPITLYGRNSASGTYGYFKKTALCKGDYSDSVKEQPGSASVVQGISNDKYAIGYSGIGYQTSGVKAIKLSKKGGKCIEPSPDKKGYPLARHLYLYINKPPGKKLDTLRKEFLKFVLSKQGQRVVVKDGYIPLDDKTARKLRKKYLGSR